A single window of Salminus brasiliensis chromosome 18, fSalBra1.hap2, whole genome shotgun sequence DNA harbors:
- the LOC140539130 gene encoding sialidase-3-like, with protein sequence MANTSSQPSLNLHLKPQTVLFKKEGKITYRIPALIYISESKTFLAFAEKRRSPNDKDADVLVMRKGLKKGCSVKWSPVQELNKAILPHYRSMNPCPVYKSNTLFLFFICVYDHVTEHDQRCSGKNQTRLCCTISRDQGETWEETTDLTESVIGEEYGNWATFGVGPGHGIQMKNGRLIIPAYAYYIDKKPGTKNCQCITTSHALAFYSDNDGETWKKGGKIQTQSNECQMAELIDQEGKSKLYCNARTPGDHRVEAWSGNSSEIAFDINGLSKCLVETDSGCQGSVLSFHNPEPAKEESSSSTSHKSTWLLYSHPSHKKHRKNLALYLNRTPLETSGWENVKVICEGHSGYSDLTQCEETFACLMECGEKSEVERISFLEFSFKTSVSNQDKCCCCRYL encoded by the exons ATGGCAAACACATCATCACAGCCCTCCCTGAATCTTCACCTTAAACCACAAACTGTATTATTCAAGAAGGAGGGTAAGATTACTTACAGAATCCCAGCACTGATTTACATCAGCGAAAGCAAGACTTTCCTTGCTTTTGCTGAGAAACGGAGGTCACCAAATGACAAAGATGCAGACGTTTTGGTTATGAGGAAAGGACTGAAGAAAGGATGTTCAGTTAAG TGGTCTCCTGTACAGGAGCTCAACAAAGCAATCCTGCCACATTACCGCAGCATGAATCCATGCCCGGTCTACAAATCCAATACactcttcttgttcttcatctGTGTGTATGATCATGTCACGGAGCATGACCAGCGCTGCAGCGGTAAGAACCAAACTCGTTTGTGTTGCACCATCAGCAGAGACCAGGGGGAGACTTGGGAAGAAACAACAGACTTGACAGAAAGTGTAATTGGAGAGGAGTATGGCAATTGGGCTACATTTGGTGTTGGCCCTGGACATGGTATTCAAATGAAGAACGGACGACTAATCATTCCAGCTTATGCCTATTACATTGATAAGAAGCCTGGTACTAAGAATTGCCAATGCATTACCACATCCCATGCCTTAGCTTTCTACAGTGATAATGATGGCGAGACATGGAAAAAGGGAGGAAAAATTCAAACTCAGTCCAACGAGTGTCAGATGGCAGAGCTGATTGACCAGGAAGGTAAGAGTAAGCTGTACTGCAATGCCCGAACCCCAGGAGACCACAGAGTAGAGGCTTGGAGTGGAAATAGCAGTGAAATAGCTTTTGATATAAATGGACTGTCAAAGTGCCTAGTGGAGACTGACTCCGGTTGTCAAGGTAGTGTCTTAAGCTTTCACAATCCTGAACCTGCCAAAGAGGAAAGCAGCTCCTCAACATCTCACAAAAGCACCTGGCTGCTCTATTCCCATCCATCTCACAAAAAGCATAGGAAGAATCTTGCACTTTATTTGAACAGGACCCCTTTGGAAACCTCTGGTTGGGAAAATGTAAAGGTCATCTGTGAGGGTCACAGTGGCTATTCTGATCTGACCCAGTGTGAGGAGACATTTGCTTGCCTCATGGAATGTGGGGAGAAAAGTGAGGTGGAAAGAATATCATTTCTGGAGTTTTCTTTTAAAACTAGTGTTAGTAATCAGGATAAATGCTGTTGCTGTAGATATTTATAG
- the wdr73 gene encoding WD repeat-containing protein 73, with product MEISSDEAEDWFMESLHMYKDLHVFQLEHPTKVIEWTSEKSICVAGYSSPKNEILELLLPLKLYAGGKQGLCPERDFKVERGGFSDEPVACLKHIFGKRCLVSSGCNSSKLQVWDIGIDDTDIIRRTGVINLSDTSAKSRKIASGLTEDPCVLHGFQISDVQLTELASGKVLYAVGTDSVDAVSGLQFVNASAFVVCTNNGTLYVGDTREPKVERYALQERMSGSHWTFGLRTGQPQSDTASCTVSRLSSSGQVLVSDLRKMSSPVRQAQLNLQHSVASSDFLTVTWAPALDNCLAVSGFDGTVLVFDTTSWSTESKTPEPIFVHRGHNLSCETEAETDGPPLKVTAHAWHPWRPRTLLSAASDGSMHVWDWVDKSNEQI from the exons ATGGAGATCTCCTCTGATGAAGCTGAAGACTGGTTCATGGAGTCCTTACACAT GTACAAAGACTTACATGTGTTTCAGCTTGAGCATCCAACAAAAGTAATCGAGTGGACAAGTGAAAAAA GTATATGTGTAGCAGGTTACTCCTCACCCAAGAATGAAATATTGGAGCTCCTATTGCCTTTAAAGCTGTATGCCGGTGGTAAACAG GGCCTGTGTCCAGAGCGGGACTTTAAAGTAGAGCGTGGAGGATTCTCAGATGAGCCGGTTGCGTGTCTAAAACATATCTTTGGGAAAAG GTGTCTTGTGTCTAGTGGCTGTAACAGTTCCAAACTCCAAGTTTGGGACATTGGAATAGATGATACTG ACATTATTAGGAGGACTGGAGTTATAAACCTAAGTGACACATCAGCTAAAAGCAGAAAAATAGCTTCAGGATTGACAGAAGATCCTTGTGTTCTACATGGATTTCAGATCAGTGATGTTCAGCTGACTGAGTTAGCTTCAGGGAAAGTGCTTTATGCAGTAG GAACAGATTCAGTGGATGCAGTGAGTGGTCTGCAGTTTGTCAATGCAAGTGCATTTGTCGTTTGCACAAATAATGGCACTTTGTACGTGGGAGACACAAGGGAGCCAAAGGTCGAGCGCTACGCTCTCCAGGAGCGTATGAGTGGATCGCATTGGACTTTTGGATTAAGAACAGGCCAGCCTCAGTCAGATACAGCCTCTTGCACTGTCTCAAGgctctcctcctctggtcaggTGCTGGTGTCTGATCTCCGCAAAATGAGCAGTCCAGTCAGACAGGCTCAGCTTAACCTCCAGCACAGTGTTGCCAGCAGTGACTTTCTGACTGTGACATGGGCTCCTGCTTTGGACAACTGTCTAGCTGTCTCAG GTTTTGATGGAACAGTTCTTGTGTTTGACACAACAAGTTGGTCCACTGAGTCGAAGACCCCTGAGCCCATATTTGTGCATCGCGGCCACAACTTGTCATGTGAGACTGAGGCCGAGACTGATGGTCCCCCACTTAAGGTTACTGCTCATGCGTGGCACCCATGGCGACCAAGAACTCTTCTCTCAGCGGCTTCAGATGGATCAATGCATGTTTGGGATTGGGTAGACAAAAGTAATGAGCAGATTTGA
- the defbl2 gene encoding beta-defensin-like 2: MNRRALILFALLMVLSAGNAEDTETQYWTCGYRGLCRRFCFAQEYIVGHHGCPRRYRCCAVRF; the protein is encoded by the exons ATGAACAGACGGGCTTTGATTCTGTTTGCCCTTTTAATGGTGCTCTCAGCTGGAAATG CCGAGGACACTGAGACGCAGTACTGGACGTGTGGCTACAGAGGACTCTGCCGTCGGTTCTGCTTTGCCCAAGAGTACATTGTTGGTCACCATGGATGTCCTCGCAGATACAG ATGCTGTGCTGTTCGGTTTTAG